One Rhizophagus irregularis chromosome 5, complete sequence DNA window includes the following coding sequences:
- a CDS encoding uncharacterized protein (SECRETED:cutsite_VEP-VP; SECRETED:prob_0.8802); SECRETED:SignalP(1-21) — MKVTKLIIPLLGLISINNVEPVPMKQSCFFTPCGDMTCSGPGFFGCAINLCVILPDFMHRTNAICCNDVEECKKIRYPSKKVNGVNEGPISNDFQIPIDTSDTVAMLDRLSYYASDCF; from the exons atgaAAGTAACTAAATTAATCATACCTTTATTAGGTTTAATCTCAATAAACAATGTTGAACCCGTGCCCATGAAACAATCATGTTTTTTCACGCCATGTGGAGATATGACTTGTAGTGGACCGGGTTTTTTTGGTTGTGCTATAAATTTATGTGTAATTCTCCCGGATTTTATGCATAGAACGAATGCTATCTGTTGCAACGATGTTGAAGAATGTAAGAAAATTAGATATCCAAGCAAAAAAGTGAACg GTGTAAATGAAGGCCCTATTAGTAACGATTTTCAGATTCCTATTGACACCAGCGATACCGTTGCTATGCTTGATCGATTGAGTTATTATGCCTCAGACTGCTTTTAA